From Bacilli bacterium, the proteins below share one genomic window:
- a CDS encoding peptidoglycan-binding protein, giving the protein MPDKFKKLAVISAVCLALLIPLQTVNAFGVGSRGPDVYAVQSMLKTLGYYPGAIDGIYGAQTALGVKLFQRRYGLPVTGVVDFKTLQSILWAYAEAKKPRPPVPAPQAPVPKAPNVPGLSAEEQQMVNLVNGERTKRGLRALAINLELARTARIKSREMVDKHYFSHQSPTYGSPFDMMRSFGISFTAAGENIACNQSVAAAHQALMNSPGHRENILNASFTQIGIGIANGGMCGKMFTEQFIGK; this is encoded by the coding sequence ATGCCTGACAAATTTAAAAAGCTGGCGGTCATATCGGCCGTCTGTTTGGCATTGCTGATTCCGCTGCAAACCGTAAATGCGTTTGGCGTCGGTTCGCGGGGGCCCGATGTGTATGCCGTACAATCCATGTTGAAAACGTTGGGATATTATCCGGGCGCTATCGACGGCATTTACGGCGCGCAAACCGCTTTAGGGGTCAAACTGTTCCAGCGGAGATACGGGTTGCCCGTTACCGGCGTCGTGGATTTTAAAACGCTGCAGTCCATTCTGTGGGCTTATGCGGAAGCCAAAAAGCCGCGGCCTCCTGTTCCGGCTCCGCAAGCGCCTGTGCCGAAAGCGCCGAATGTTCCCGGCTTGAGCGCGGAGGAACAGCAGATGGTTAATCTCGTCAACGGCGAACGCACAAAAAGAGGGCTGCGCGCTTTGGCCATTAATCTGGAATTGGCCAGAACAGCCCGCATCAAAAGCCGGGAAATGGTGGACAAGCATTATTTTTCCCACCAATCGCCCACTTACGGTTCTCCTTTTGACATGATGCGGAGTTTTGGCATTTCGTTCACTGCGGCCGGGGAAAATATCGCCTGCAACCAAAGCGTGGCGGCGGCGCATCAAGCGCTGATGAATTCGCCGGGACACAGGGAAAATATTCTGAATGCGAGTTTTACCCAGATCGGAATCGGCATTGCCAACGGCGGCATGTGCGGGAAAATGTTTACGGAGCAGTTTATCGGCAAGTAA
- a CDS encoding UDP-glucose/GDP-mannose dehydrogenase family protein — translation MNIACIGSGYVGSVTAAAFAATGHKVTIIDIDEARIAMIRQRKSPIYEPGLDLLIQETYGNTLFAATDYGSVAGADIVMICVGTPSRKDGSVDLRYVKQAAESVATHLSNEHFTVIANKSTVPVGTSDLVASIVEQKAKLIRGKHFAVVSNPEFLREGFALQDVFYPDRIIVGFSEAIANEMMNRLYEPIMERRGFAQFNRKLNLQPAENRTVYFATDTKSAELIKYASNAFLAVKISYVNDIARLCEAVGANASDVAAGMGLDSRIGNKFLQVSSGWGGSCFPKDTLELMMTGRKYGVKLGTVAAAIEANELMQHYCVTKLRKQLKTMNGKTVAILGLTFKANTDDVRNSQAEAIISELLEFGTNVKVHDPQGMAMFQRLYGNLKVEYCQTAMDAITHADACMLLTDWEEYRMLDWSAVRARMRNPYLLDTRNALPAAEMKATGFIYEGLGIP, via the coding sequence ATGAACATCGCATGCATCGGATCCGGTTATGTCGGCAGCGTAACGGCGGCCGCCTTTGCCGCGACGGGCCACAAGGTGACCATCATCGATATTGATGAAGCGCGAATCGCGATGATCCGCCAGAGAAAAAGCCCGATATATGAGCCGGGTCTTGATTTGTTGATCCAGGAAACGTACGGGAACACGCTGTTTGCCGCAACGGATTACGGTTCCGTGGCGGGCGCCGACATCGTCATGATATGTGTCGGAACGCCTTCGCGGAAAGACGGGTCGGTTGATTTGCGCTACGTCAAACAAGCGGCGGAATCCGTCGCTACACATCTGTCGAACGAACATTTCACCGTCATTGCCAACAAATCCACTGTGCCTGTGGGCACATCCGATCTGGTGGCTTCCATCGTGGAGCAAAAAGCGAAACTCATTCGGGGCAAACATTTTGCCGTTGTCAGCAATCCGGAATTTTTGCGCGAAGGTTTTGCCCTGCAGGATGTTTTTTATCCCGACCGGATTATTGTAGGCTTTAGCGAAGCGATCGCGAACGAGATGATGAATCGGTTATATGAACCGATCATGGAAAGACGCGGGTTTGCGCAATTCAACCGCAAGCTTAACCTGCAGCCGGCGGAAAACAGGACGGTATATTTTGCCACCGATACGAAAAGCGCCGAATTGATCAAATATGCTTCGAACGCCTTTTTGGCCGTTAAAATCAGTTATGTGAACGATATTGCGCGCTTGTGTGAAGCCGTCGGCGCCAACGCTTCCGATGTGGCCGCGGGTATGGGCCTTGATTCGCGGATCGGCAACAAATTTCTGCAGGTGTCGAGCGGCTGGGGCGGCAGCTGTTTTCCCAAAGATACATTGGAGCTGATGATGACGGGGCGCAAATACGGCGTCAAGTTGGGCACCGTTGCCGCCGCCATCGAAGCAAATGAGCTGATGCAACATTATTGCGTAACCAAACTGCGCAAGCAATTAAAAACCATGAACGGGAAAACGGTGGCCATTTTGGGGCTCACGTTTAAAGCGAACACGGATGATGTGCGCAATTCGCAGGCGGAAGCGATTATTTCCGAATTGCTGGAATTCGGGACGAATGTCAAGGTCCACGACCCGCAAGGCATGGCTATGTTTCAACGGTTGTACGGCAACTTGAAAGTCGAATACTGCCAAACAGCGATGGACGCGATTACGCATGCCGACGCATGCATGCTTTTAACCGACTGGGAAGAATACCGCATGCTTGATTGGTCCGCCGTGCGCGCGCGCATGCGCAATCCGTATCTGCTTGACACGCGCAACGCGTTGCCCGCCGCCGAGATGAAAGCGACAGGATTTATTTATGAAGGACTCGGGATTCCGTAA
- a CDS encoding NAD-dependent epimerase/dehydratase family protein: MKKVAVAGAAGFLGSMLCRTLLKEGCAVIGIDNLSTGKPENMIDFADHERFTLLRDDVASPEWLTDARLRDVTEIYHLASPASPKFYQAEPFATILANTAGTRNMLELARRNGAKLLYASTSEVYGDPDVHPQPEAYRGNVNTWGPRACYDEAKRLGEVYCFEYVARFGVKARVARIFNTYAAGLRNDDGRVISTFVTQALANQALTIFGDGTQTRSFCYVDDTIRGLLLLMEKQEAEGEIVNIGNPVEHQILEVAKIVVRLSGCKSGFIFRPLPQDDPRRRCPDIAKAKRILGWEPQVTLEQGLTLMIDHYRKKSGHFGGKGEAP, from the coding sequence ATGAAGAAAGTTGCGGTAGCGGGAGCTGCGGGATTTCTCGGATCCATGCTTTGCCGGACATTGCTTAAGGAAGGTTGCGCCGTTATCGGCATCGACAATTTGTCTACGGGAAAACCGGAAAATATGATTGACTTTGCCGATCATGAACGGTTTACTTTATTGCGGGACGATGTTGCTTCGCCCGAATGGCTCACGGATGCCCGTCTCAGGGATGTCACCGAAATTTATCATCTGGCGTCGCCCGCCTCGCCAAAATTTTACCAGGCGGAGCCGTTTGCCACGATCTTGGCGAATACGGCCGGCACGCGCAATATGCTGGAATTGGCGAGAAGAAACGGGGCGAAACTCCTGTATGCGAGCACGAGTGAAGTATACGGCGACCCGGATGTTCACCCGCAGCCGGAAGCATACCGCGGAAATGTGAACACCTGGGGGCCGCGCGCCTGTTACGATGAGGCGAAACGCTTGGGCGAAGTGTATTGTTTTGAGTATGTTGCCCGGTTCGGCGTAAAGGCGCGGGTTGCGAGAATTTTCAATACTTATGCGGCGGGCTTGCGCAACGACGACGGCCGCGTCATCTCCACCTTCGTCACCCAGGCATTGGCGAATCAAGCGCTGACCATTTTCGGAGACGGGACGCAGACGCGCTCCTTTTGTTATGTGGACGACACGATCCGCGGATTGTTGCTTTTGATGGAAAAGCAAGAAGCCGAAGGCGAAATTGTCAATATCGGCAATCCGGTTGAGCATCAAATACTGGAAGTGGCCAAAATCGTCGTGCGTTTGTCCGGATGCAAAAGCGGCTTTATATTTCGCCCGCTTCCGCAAGACGACCCGCGCAGGCGCTGCCCCGACATTGCCAAAGCGAAGCGAATCCTGGGCTGGGAGCCGCAAGTCACTTTGGAACAGGGCTTGACGCTGATGATCGATCATTACCGCAAAAAATCCGGACATTTTGGGGGAAAGGGTGAAGCGCCATGA
- the galU gene encoding UTP--glucose-1-phosphate uridylyltransferase GalU: MARIRKAIIPAAGLGTRFLPATKAMPKEMLPIVDKPAIQYIVEEAVQSGIEDILIVTGRSKRSIEDHFDRNCELEANLKEKRKYDLLKMVNEIVELADIHYIRQKSPRGVGHAIWCARKFIGHEPFAVLLGDMVIDSPAPCLQQLIEVYEKHDAPVVGVAAVASSEVRKFGIIDGVRVDENLYQVNGLVEKPAHHPPSNMAIMGRYVLRPNIFEILEHTKPGVGGEIQLTDALHELAKKEKLLAFAAGGKLYDIGSKLGFLQATIEFAYKNSSMKTEFDQYMRQFFATGKQSAMNRTFDGGAGDERT, from the coding sequence TTGGCCAGGATTCGAAAGGCGATCATACCGGCGGCCGGTTTGGGAACTCGCTTTCTGCCGGCGACAAAAGCGATGCCGAAGGAAATGCTGCCGATTGTGGATAAGCCGGCCATTCAATATATCGTGGAAGAAGCGGTGCAGTCCGGCATCGAGGACATTTTGATTGTCACAGGGCGCAGCAAACGCTCCATCGAAGACCATTTCGATCGCAACTGCGAACTGGAGGCCAATTTGAAAGAAAAGCGGAAGTATGATTTATTGAAGATGGTAAATGAAATTGTCGAATTGGCGGATATCCATTATATCCGGCAGAAAAGCCCTCGCGGCGTCGGACACGCAATTTGGTGCGCCCGCAAATTTATCGGCCATGAACCGTTCGCCGTTTTGCTGGGCGATATGGTGATCGACAGCCCGGCGCCGTGTTTGCAACAACTGATCGAAGTCTACGAAAAACACGACGCTCCGGTTGTCGGCGTTGCAGCCGTGGCCTCAAGCGAGGTGCGCAAGTTCGGCATTATTGACGGTGTGCGCGTGGACGAGAATTTGTATCAAGTGAACGGCCTGGTGGAAAAACCGGCGCATCATCCGCCTTCAAATATGGCGATAATGGGCAGATATGTGCTGCGCCCTAATATATTCGAAATTTTGGAGCATACAAAACCCGGTGTCGGGGGCGAAATTCAGCTCACTGATGCGCTGCATGAACTGGCGAAAAAAGAAAAGCTGTTGGCGTTTGCGGCGGGCGGCAAATTATACGACATCGGCAGCAAATTGGGCTTTTTGCAGGCTACGATTGAATTCGCCTATAAAAACAGCAGCATGAAAACAGAGTTTGATCAATATATGCGGCAATTTTTCGCAACCGGTAAGCAATCGGCCATGAACCGGACGTTTGACGGCGGGGCGGGTGACGAGCGAACATGA